One Streptomyces umbrinus genomic window, CGGCGGCGGCACCGCGACCGCCCTAGCGGTCTCGGGTGACGAAGAGGCGCCGGCGAAGAAGTCCAACGTGCAGGTGTCGAACGACGACACCGGCCGCGACGACGACGCCAATGTGAACGACACCGACGACAACGACGCGGACGACAAGGCGGAGGACAAGGCCGACGCTGCCGAGGACCAGGCCGCGAAGGACACCGGCGAGGACGCCGAGGACAAGGCCGAGAACGCCACCGACGCCAAGGTCGCGAAGGTCGACGCCGCCGACGCGATCAAGGCGGCTCTGAAGAACACGGCCGGTACGGCGGTCTCGGCCGACCTGGACGACGAGGGCACGAAGCACGTGTGGGACGTGGACGTCCTCACCGACGGCGGCACCTGGCACAGCGTCCAGGTCGACCCCGCCAACGGCAAGGTCGTCGGCTCCCACGTCGACCGGGACGACGACGGTGACGACGCCGCCGAGACCGCCCAGATCCGTGCCGCTCTGAAGGGCAGCTCCGTCACCGCCGCCGAGGCCGCGGAGGCCGGCGCCGCCAAGGGCACGGTGACCTCCGTCGACCTCGACGAGGAGAGCACGGACAAGGCCTGGGAGGTCGACACCACCGCCGCGAACGGCACCGGCAGCGACTGGAGGGTCGACCCCGACTCCGGCAAGGTCACGGCTGACCGCTCGAACGACTGACGTCTCCTCCTCCCACCCCAGGGACCACAGGTAGGGGCACCCGGCACCGGGTGCCCTTACCGGCGTTCGCGGGCCTGTTCCGCCGCGCCGGCCTCCGTCTCCGCCTTCTGCTCCTCCTCGTGCTCCTGCTCCTGCTTCCGCTCCTGAGGCAGTGCGCGGGGGTACCGGGTTCCCACGCCGACGGCGACGGCCGCGAGCAGCGCCGCCCCGCCGGCCAGGGCGAATCCCGCCTCCAGGGGCAGACGGCCCACCAGTAGTCCCGCGGCCGCCGCACCCGTCGAAATGCCCGCGTTCACCGCGGTGTTGACCCAGGCACCGGCCTGGACCCGGGCGCCCGGCGCGGCGGACTCGTCGGCCACCAGATACGCGGTGGTGAGCGCCGGGGCGACGAAGAACCCGGCACACACGACGGCGGCGGTGAGCGTGGCGAGGCCCGGGGCGAACCCGGCGACGGCCAGGGCGAGGCCGAGGCCCGCCGTCAGCGCCGGCAGGCGCACCCGGGTTCCGGCGCGCCACTCGACCGCGCCGTACAGCAGCCCGCCCACCGCGCTCCCGGCCGACAGCGCGGCGAAGATCCACGCCACGGTGTCGTCCCCGTGGCCCCGCTGCCCGGCGAAGGCCAGCACGAGAAGGTCGACGCCGCCGAGCGCGAGCCCGACGCCCGCGGCCACGACGACGGGCCGGACGAGCCCGCGCTCGATCCGCGTCCGGGCCCGGACGCGGGAGGCCCGTACGGCGACGCTCTTCACCACGGGCGAGGTGACGAACGCCAGGGTGCCGATGCCCACCAGCAGGGCGCTGACGGCGACCCCCGCGGCCGGGGGCGCGAACCCCACGACCACTCCCACCAGCAGCGGCCCCGAGACGAACAGCAGCTCCTCGGCGACGCCGTCCAGGCTGTACGCGCGCTGCAACAGCCGTCGGTCGGTGACGAGTTCACCCCAGACGGCCCGCATGGTGGGGCCGAGGGGCGGGGTGCACGCGCCCGCCGCGACGGCGACCGTGCCGAGGAGCGGCGCGGGTGCACCGGGGCGCCAGGTCGCCGCGGCGAGTGTGCCGAGCAGGCCCGCGTACAGCGCGGCCATCGGCAGCAGTGCGCGGCGCGGGCCGTGCCGGTCCACCAGGGCCGCCCTCAGGGGCGACAGAAACACGCTCGCGGCGCCGAAGAGCGCCATGACGATGCCGGCCACGGCGTACGAGCCGGTGGCGCGGCTCACCGCCAGCATCACGGCCAGCGAGACCATGCCGTACGAGAGCCTGCCGACGAGGGCGGCTGTGAAGGTGCGGGTGGCGTGGGGCGTGCGTAGTACCGCGGCGTACGAGGGCCGCGTTGAAGACGCAGACATGCGAAGGGTTCCTCAGAAAGAGGGCGCCGCCTGGGTGGGCGTGCGCCCGGGCAGCGGGGACGCCTGTGCTCCGCGACGGCTGCGCCTACCGCGCTGCCGATCGCGGGCCGGGACGGGCCCTATGCCAAGAGGAGGAACACGCCCCTGAAGTTACCAGCGCCCCCGGGCGACCAACAGGCCTTTTCTCGCCCCCGCCGCCCCTACCCTCCCCCACTCTCGGCTTCGCTCGAGCGGGGGGACCCCCATCGTCCCTTACTCAGGGGCTCCGCCCCCGAACCCCCAAAAGACTGCGCAGTTCCCCGCGCCCCTAGGTTTTTAGGGGCGCGGGGAACT contains:
- a CDS encoding MFS transporter gives rise to the protein MSASSTRPSYAAVLRTPHATRTFTAALVGRLSYGMVSLAVMLAVSRATGSYAVAGIVMALFGAASVFLSPLRAALVDRHGPRRALLPMAALYAGLLGTLAAATWRPGAPAPLLGTVAVAAGACTPPLGPTMRAVWGELVTDRRLLQRAYSLDGVAEELLFVSGPLLVGVVVGFAPPAAGVAVSALLVGIGTLAFVTSPVVKSVAVRASRVRARTRIERGLVRPVVVAAGVGLALGGVDLLVLAFAGQRGHGDDTVAWIFAALSAGSAVGGLLYGAVEWRAGTRVRLPALTAGLGLALAVAGFAPGLATLTAAVVCAGFFVAPALTTAYLVADESAAPGARVQAGAWVNTAVNAGISTGAAAAGLLVGRLPLEAGFALAGGAALLAAVAVGVGTRYPRALPQERKQEQEHEEEQKAETEAGAAEQARERR
- a CDS encoding PepSY domain-containing protein, whose protein sequence is MKRNIVIATIAAAALIGGGTATALAVSGDEEAPAKKSNVQVSNDDTGRDDDANVNDTDDNDADDKAEDKADAAEDQAAKDTGEDAEDKAENATDAKVAKVDAADAIKAALKNTAGTAVSADLDDEGTKHVWDVDVLTDGGTWHSVQVDPANGKVVGSHVDRDDDGDDAAETAQIRAALKGSSVTAAEAAEAGAAKGTVTSVDLDEESTDKAWEVDTTAANGTGSDWRVDPDSGKVTADRSND